The following are encoded together in the Gilvimarinus sp. DA14 genome:
- a CDS encoding DUF3149 domain-containing protein has protein sequence MIDSVLVLSLATIFAIFAIMGYLAWYAYRHIRDDSRAALAVAKTSHKRL, from the coding sequence ATGATTGACTCTGTACTGGTACTCAGCTTGGCCACTATTTTCGCCATTTTTGCCATCATGGGTTATTTGGCTTGGTACGCCTACCGCCATATTCGCGACGATAGCCGCGCCGCTCTCGCGGTCGCCAAAACATCTCACAAACGGCTGTAA
- a CDS encoding L-threonylcarbamoyladenylate synthase, which produces MKGWVEHIGVKRCAQVMRAGGVIAYPTESVWGLGADPHNSDAIARLLQLKHRAPAKGLILIAANVNQVEPWLATLSAPERETLLASWPGPNTWLVPNRGLASSWVTGKHSSVALRVTAHPVAAALCQAFGGPIISTSANPQARPAARDATQVRRYFGSQLDAIAPGRTGGRRQPSKIRDLATGKTLRA; this is translated from the coding sequence ATGAAGGGTTGGGTTGAGCATATTGGGGTCAAGCGTTGCGCCCAGGTGATGCGCGCCGGTGGGGTAATCGCCTATCCCACGGAGTCTGTCTGGGGGTTGGGCGCTGACCCACATAACTCTGATGCTATTGCCCGCTTGCTACAGCTTAAACACCGGGCGCCGGCAAAAGGCCTGATTCTTATCGCCGCGAATGTAAATCAGGTTGAGCCCTGGTTGGCAACGCTTTCGGCGCCCGAGCGCGAAACCCTGTTGGCGAGCTGGCCAGGCCCCAACACTTGGCTGGTGCCCAATCGCGGCCTGGCATCCAGTTGGGTTACCGGCAAGCACAGCTCCGTGGCGCTGCGCGTTACCGCCCACCCAGTGGCTGCGGCTTTGTGTCAGGCTTTTGGTGGGCCCATTATCAGTACTTCCGCCAATCCTCAGGCTCGCCCCGCCGCCAGGGATGCAACCCAGGTGCGGCGCTATTTTGGCTCTCAGCTTGACGCTATAGCCCCGGGCCGCACCGGTGGCCGTCGCCAACCTTCAAAGATACGGGATTTGGCCACAGGCAAAACTCTTCGTGCATAG
- the hemF gene encoding oxygen-dependent coproporphyrinogen oxidase, with the protein MTTTPDKHAVKAYLMDLQERICSGLAELDGGVFVEDSWQRAEGGGGRSRVLADGAVIEKGGVNFSHVMGEAMPASATAHRPELAGRSFEAMGVSLVIHPNNPYAPTSHANVRFFIAEKAGSDPVWWFGGGYDLTPYYGFVEDCVHWHKTAFEACAPFGEDVYPRYKNWCDEYFYLKHRNEARGVGGLFFDDLNEPGFTQSFAFMRSVGDSYLDAYRPILARRKDTPYTERERQFQLYRRGRYVEFNLVYDRGTLFGLQTGGRTESILMSLPPLVRWEYDFHPEPDSPEVRLSRDFLPPQDWLARQ; encoded by the coding sequence ATGACCACCACACCCGACAAACACGCTGTCAAAGCCTATTTAATGGATCTGCAAGAGCGCATTTGCAGCGGTCTTGCCGAGCTCGATGGCGGCGTATTTGTGGAGGACAGTTGGCAGCGCGCCGAAGGTGGTGGCGGTCGCTCGCGGGTACTGGCTGACGGCGCCGTGATCGAAAAGGGCGGGGTCAACTTCTCCCATGTGATGGGTGAGGCCATGCCCGCTTCGGCCACCGCTCACCGGCCGGAGCTTGCCGGGCGCTCCTTTGAGGCCATGGGGGTGTCGCTGGTGATTCACCCGAATAACCCCTATGCTCCCACCAGCCATGCCAATGTGCGCTTTTTTATTGCCGAAAAAGCAGGTTCCGACCCCGTTTGGTGGTTTGGCGGCGGCTATGATTTGACGCCTTATTACGGCTTTGTCGAGGACTGTGTTCACTGGCACAAAACGGCCTTTGAGGCCTGTGCGCCTTTTGGGGAGGATGTCTATCCGCGCTATAAAAACTGGTGCGATGAGTACTTCTACCTCAAACACCGCAATGAGGCGCGTGGAGTGGGCGGCCTGTTTTTCGATGATTTGAACGAGCCAGGTTTTACGCAGAGCTTTGCTTTTATGCGTTCGGTGGGAGACAGCTATCTCGATGCCTACCGGCCTATTTTGGCTCGGCGCAAAGATACCCCCTACACCGAGCGCGAGCGTCAGTTTCAGCTGTACCGCCGGGGGCGTTATGTAGAGTTTAATTTGGTCTACGATCGCGGTACTCTGTTCGGATTGCAAACCGGCGGCCGCACCGAATCTATCTTAATGTCCCTGCCACCACTGGTGCGTTGGGAGTACGACTTTCATCCCGAGCCAGATTCTCCTGAGGTGCGCTTAAGCCGCGACTTTCTGCCGCCACAGGACTGGCTGGCCCGGCAATAA
- the aroE gene encoding shikimate dehydrogenase translates to MSDSYAVFGNPIAQSKSPAIHRHFCEQTGEDMTYTKQLVAEGEFQTAADAFFADGGRGLNITSPFKLDAFQYADRRTPRAERAGAVNLLIKENDGSITGDTSDGVGMVNDMLNMGWELGGKKLLILGAGGAVRGVLEPLLGQQPANLTIANRTLAKAEQLVKDFHDLGELKACSFDDLAGRQFDVIINGTSAGLHGERVNLPANLLAPDSACYDMSYAAEPTGFLCWAEREGCKQLSDGLGMLVGQAAESFYAWRHIRPEVVPVITELRRKMTESKKKAS, encoded by the coding sequence ATGAGCGATTCTTACGCAGTATTTGGCAACCCCATTGCGCAGAGCAAGTCCCCCGCCATCCACCGGCATTTTTGTGAGCAGACCGGTGAAGATATGACCTATACCAAGCAGCTGGTAGCCGAGGGCGAATTCCAAACCGCCGCCGATGCATTTTTTGCCGACGGTGGCCGGGGTCTGAATATTACCTCACCGTTTAAACTGGATGCTTTTCAGTACGCCGATCGTCGTACCCCTCGTGCCGAGCGCGCCGGGGCGGTCAATTTATTGATTAAAGAAAACGACGGCAGCATCACCGGCGATACCTCCGACGGTGTGGGTATGGTTAACGATATGCTCAATATGGGCTGGGAGTTGGGCGGCAAAAAACTGCTGATTTTGGGCGCGGGTGGCGCGGTGCGCGGTGTACTTGAACCACTGCTGGGGCAGCAGCCCGCTAATCTGACGATTGCCAATCGCACCCTGGCAAAGGCAGAGCAGCTGGTAAAAGATTTCCATGATTTGGGAGAGTTAAAAGCCTGCAGTTTCGACGATCTGGCAGGTCGCCAATTTGATGTGATTATCAACGGCACTTCGGCCGGCTTGCACGGTGAGCGCGTGAACCTGCCTGCCAACCTGTTGGCGCCAGATTCCGCCTGCTACGACATGAGCTACGCCGCCGAGCCCACGGGGTTTTTATGCTGGGCCGAGCGGGAGGGCTGTAAGCAGTTGTCGGATGGTTTGGGCATGCTGGTGGGCCAGGCGGCGGAATCCTTCTATGCCTGGCGCCATATTCGCCCCGAAGTCGTACCGGTGATTACCGAGCTGCGCCGTAAAATGACAGAGAGTAAAAAGAAAGCCAGTTAG
- a CDS encoding arylsulfatase: protein MKKLTFHKVMSAIGALLLSASVTAADKPNILVIMGDDIGWFNTSAYNHGMMGYTTPNIDRIADEGVLFTDGYGQQSCTAGRAAFITGQSPKRTGLLKIGMPGDPIGISEKDPTLAELLKPLGYTTGQFGKNHLGDLDKFLPTNHGFDEFFGNLYHLNAEEEPENPDYPKDPEFRKKFGPRGVIKSTADGKVEDTGPLTSKRMETIDEEFLAATLDFIERAHKANKPFFVWHNTSRMHIFTHLKPESEGKTGRGIYADGMIEHDGQVGVLLDKLDELGITDNTIVVYTTDNGAEKFSWPDGGTSPFRGEKASTWEGGIRVPMLVRWPAQISGGQVNNEIISLEDWVPTLMAAAGDSDIKAKLLKGHQAGNKKFKVHLDGYNVLPNLTGNSDEWPRNEFFAFVDDGTLGAVRYGPWKAHFSIQEHDGLGSWMHAQTVLKAPLLVDLRADPFEMAPEDSSYHDDWMVRHMYAFVPLQNLVKNFMATFKEFPPRQEGGSFTPKQ from the coding sequence ATGAAAAAACTGACCTTTCATAAAGTAATGAGTGCTATAGGTGCTCTATTGCTATCAGCGTCGGTAACCGCTGCCGACAAACCCAATATTTTGGTGATCATGGGCGATGATATCGGCTGGTTTAACACCAGCGCCTACAACCACGGCATGATGGGCTACACCACCCCCAATATCGATCGAATCGCCGACGAAGGTGTTCTGTTCACCGATGGTTATGGTCAGCAAAGCTGTACCGCTGGGCGCGCCGCTTTTATTACCGGTCAATCGCCTAAACGCACCGGTCTGTTAAAAATTGGTATGCCCGGCGACCCCATTGGTATTTCGGAAAAAGACCCCACCCTGGCCGAACTGCTCAAACCCCTGGGCTATACCACCGGCCAGTTTGGCAAAAACCATTTGGGCGATTTAGATAAGTTTCTCCCAACCAACCATGGTTTCGATGAATTTTTTGGCAACCTTTACCATCTGAACGCGGAAGAAGAGCCGGAAAACCCCGACTACCCCAAAGATCCTGAGTTTCGCAAAAAATTCGGCCCCCGCGGTGTGATTAAATCGACCGCCGACGGTAAAGTTGAAGATACCGGCCCCTTGACCAGCAAGCGCATGGAAACCATTGACGAAGAGTTTTTGGCCGCCACACTCGATTTTATTGAACGAGCGCACAAAGCCAATAAGCCTTTCTTCGTGTGGCACAACACCTCGCGGATGCATATTTTTACCCACCTGAAACCCGAGTCGGAAGGTAAAACCGGTCGCGGTATTTATGCCGACGGGATGATCGAGCACGATGGTCAGGTCGGCGTGCTGCTGGATAAACTGGACGAGCTGGGCATTACCGATAACACCATTGTCGTTTACACCACCGACAATGGCGCAGAGAAATTCAGCTGGCCCGACGGCGGCACCAGCCCCTTCCGCGGCGAAAAGGCCTCAACCTGGGAAGGCGGTATTCGCGTACCCATGTTAGTTCGCTGGCCCGCTCAGATTTCTGGCGGACAGGTTAACAACGAGATCATTTCGCTGGAGGACTGGGTGCCGACACTGATGGCCGCAGCCGGTGATTCCGATATTAAGGCGAAACTGTTAAAAGGCCACCAGGCTGGCAACAAGAAGTTTAAAGTACATCTGGATGGCTACAATGTCTTGCCCAACCTGACAGGCAATTCAGACGAGTGGCCGCGCAACGAGTTCTTTGCCTTTGTGGATGATGGAACTCTGGGGGCGGTGCGCTATGGCCCCTGGAAAGCACATTTCTCTATCCAGGAACACGACGGTCTGGGCTCTTGGATGCACGCACAAACCGTCTTAAAAGCACCACTGCTGGTTGACCTGCGCGCTGACCCCTTCGAAATGGCACCCGAAGACTCGTCTTACCACGACGACTGGATGGTGCGGCACATGTACGCGTTCGTCCCGCTGCAAAACTTAGTGAAAAACTTTATGGCGACCTTTAAAGAATTCCCGCCTCGCCAGGAAGGCGGCAGTTTTACGCCGAAACAGTAA
- a CDS encoding GFA family protein: MQGNCLCGAISVTAPDAEEVALCHCQMCRRWGSGPMHAIHCGAGVNFSGAEPSRYQSSDWAERGFCNNCGTHLFYYLIPAKEYILSAGLFQNHTFSLTTEVFVDEAPGYYPLQDNTSKMTGAEVFALYKQ; encoded by the coding sequence ATGCAAGGAAACTGCCTGTGCGGCGCCATTTCTGTTACCGCGCCAGATGCCGAAGAAGTTGCCCTGTGCCACTGCCAAATGTGCCGCCGCTGGGGCAGCGGGCCCATGCACGCGATTCACTGCGGCGCAGGGGTGAACTTTAGCGGTGCCGAACCCAGTCGGTATCAATCATCAGACTGGGCCGAACGCGGCTTTTGCAACAACTGCGGCACCCATTTGTTTTACTATTTAATACCGGCCAAAGAATATATTTTGTCCGCTGGCCTGTTTCAAAATCATACCTTTAGCCTTACCACCGAGGTCTTTGTGGACGAAGCACCCGGCTATTACCCTTTGCAGGACAACACCAGCAAAATGACCGGCGCGGAAGTCTTTGCGCTATATAAACAATAG
- a CDS encoding alkaline phosphatase PhoX has protein sequence MTFTLNGKGRLALAVISAMMLAACDGDDGNDGAQGPAGPQGPAGPQGPAGEDGADGENGADGSDGANGSGGGNASLMTPGLTRLATVPAGAEVTGAYVTEWGDLFFNVQHPSDANTAADSEGKVFNHGTVGVLAGVNINNLPKNLVSVGVPQTQQERETVQVAYGEYQVIAQTMDTFGGAMPEGLGTVVATDKSTTVASIDDPDFNGFIATGDNQGYLFTNWESIPGAMSRLKLNKDASTGYWSVDSNDVQMLDFGTYGTIANCFGSVSPWGTPLTSEEWGNQGDDTQEWNDPSQQTARDMLAMYIDPTATDADGASSFPNTYRYHYIVEITEPTSDKPVPVKHYTLGRFEHENSIVMPDSKTVYLSQDDTNGVMFKFVADTAGDLSAGTLFAAKLTQDAGSFEPLTTGFDVQWIELAHSDNTTIDGWIADFDDITTADFVEGQSNYLTDADAEAWAAGEANYPSVANGGGSTTAGMAMDDRIAFLESRKAARAKGATAEWRKFEGIYVNHKRAEEAVEGTDLIEGEEVNQAYVYFAIADMDNGMVDNEGDIQLSPRVKECGGVYRMPLLTGADAYDVNRIEPVVMGSTYRSTLDGAERCDVNALSQPDNVIVLDDGRIVIGEDGFQENNTLWMYDPTVNE, from the coding sequence ATGACTTTTACTTTAAACGGAAAAGGCCGTCTTGCTCTGGCGGTTATCAGTGCAATGATGCTCGCCGCCTGTGACGGCGACGATGGCAACGATGGCGCCCAGGGCCCGGCTGGCCCGCAGGGTCCCGCAGGCCCTCAGGGTCCCGCCGGTGAAGACGGCGCCGATGGAGAAAACGGTGCCGACGGCAGCGATGGCGCAAATGGCTCGGGCGGCGGCAATGCCAGCCTGATGACTCCGGGGTTGACCCGTCTGGCCACCGTGCCCGCGGGGGCGGAAGTAACTGGTGCCTACGTAACTGAGTGGGGCGACCTGTTCTTTAACGTGCAGCATCCAAGCGACGCTAACACCGCAGCCGACAGCGAAGGCAAAGTGTTTAACCACGGCACTGTAGGGGTGTTGGCGGGCGTTAACATCAACAACCTGCCGAAAAATCTCGTCTCTGTGGGTGTACCGCAAACTCAACAGGAGCGTGAAACCGTTCAGGTTGCTTACGGCGAATATCAAGTGATCGCGCAAACCATGGATACCTTTGGCGGCGCTATGCCCGAAGGCCTGGGTACTGTAGTGGCAACTGACAAATCCACTACTGTCGCCTCCATCGATGATCCGGACTTTAACGGCTTTATCGCAACCGGCGACAACCAGGGCTACCTGTTCACCAACTGGGAGTCCATCCCAGGCGCCATGAGCCGCTTAAAGCTCAATAAAGACGCCAGCACCGGTTACTGGAGCGTCGACAGCAACGATGTGCAGATGCTGGACTTTGGCACCTACGGCACCATCGCCAACTGCTTCGGTTCAGTTTCCCCCTGGGGCACACCACTGACCTCTGAAGAGTGGGGCAACCAGGGCGATGATACCCAAGAGTGGAACGACCCATCGCAGCAAACAGCGCGCGACATGCTGGCCATGTACATCGACCCAACCGCCACCGATGCCGATGGCGCGTCGAGCTTCCCTAACACTTACCGCTACCACTACATCGTGGAAATTACCGAGCCCACCAGCGACAAGCCGGTTCCGGTTAAGCATTACACTTTAGGCCGCTTTGAGCACGAAAACTCTATCGTAATGCCCGACTCAAAAACCGTATACCTGTCGCAGGACGACACCAACGGTGTGATGTTCAAGTTCGTTGCCGACACCGCGGGCGATTTGTCAGCCGGTACTCTGTTCGCCGCCAAGCTAACTCAGGACGCCGGTAGCTTCGAGCCGCTGACCACAGGCTTTGATGTCCAGTGGATTGAGCTGGCTCACAGCGACAACACCACCATTGACGGTTGGATCGCCGACTTTGACGACATTACCACTGCCGACTTTGTGGAAGGCCAAAGTAACTACCTGACCGATGCCGACGCCGAGGCCTGGGCCGCCGGTGAAGCTAACTACCCAAGCGTTGCCAATGGCGGCGGCAGCACTACTGCGGGTATGGCCATGGATGATCGCATCGCCTTTTTGGAATCTCGCAAAGCGGCACGCGCCAAGGGTGCAACCGCTGAATGGCGCAAGTTTGAAGGTATCTACGTTAACCACAAGCGCGCCGAAGAAGCGGTTGAAGGCACCGACCTGATCGAAGGCGAAGAGGTCAACCAAGCCTATGTTTACTTTGCGATCGCCGACATGGATAACGGCATGGTGGACAACGAGGGCGACATTCAACTGTCTCCACGGGTAAAAGAGTGCGGCGGCGTTTACCGCATGCCCCTGTTGACCGGCGCTGATGCCTACGATGTTAACCGCATTGAGCCGGTTGTTATGGGCTCCACCTACCGCTCTACCCTGGACGGTGCCGAGCGCTGCGACGTTAACGCTCTGTCACAACCGGATAACGTAATCGTACTGGACGACGGTCGCATTGTTATCGGTGAAGACGGCTTCCAGGAAAATAACACTCTGTGGATGTACGACCCCACTGTTAACGAATAA
- the hpf gene encoding ribosome hibernation-promoting factor, HPF/YfiA family, with amino-acid sequence MQINVSGHHVTVTDAIKENVEAKFGKVANHFPQLDSLNITLTVERASQSIEATTQYLGAPVAVQAADHDMYTAIAQAAKKMEAALAHRKGAVKGNRHDKPALDADAIAS; translated from the coding sequence ATGCAAATCAATGTATCCGGTCATCACGTTACTGTTACTGACGCTATCAAAGAGAATGTAGAAGCAAAGTTTGGCAAAGTCGCCAATCATTTTCCCCAGCTCGACTCCCTTAATATCACCCTTACCGTAGAGCGCGCGAGCCAGAGTATTGAGGCCACAACCCAATATCTGGGCGCCCCGGTAGCCGTACAAGCGGCCGACCACGACATGTACACCGCCATCGCTCAGGCGGCGAAAAAAATGGAGGCGGCTCTGGCCCATCGCAAAGGCGCGGTGAAAGGTAACCGTCACGACAAACCCGCGCTCGACGCCGACGCCATAGCCAGCTAG
- a CDS encoding secondary thiamine-phosphate synthase enzyme YjbQ: MWIQAEIQLAPKTRGFHLITGEVERQLPDLESVAMGWLQLFIQHTSASLTINENADPTVRGDMERHFNKFVPERAPYYEHDYEGDDDMPAHIKSSILGASVMVPISDGRLNLGTWQGIYLGEHRDRGGARRLVATINGKPW, from the coding sequence ATGTGGATTCAAGCGGAAATTCAGCTCGCCCCCAAAACCCGGGGTTTTCACCTTATAACCGGCGAGGTAGAGCGTCAGCTGCCGGATTTAGAAAGTGTGGCCATGGGATGGCTGCAGCTGTTTATTCAGCACACCTCCGCCAGCCTGACCATAAATGAGAATGCCGATCCTACAGTGCGCGGTGATATGGAGCGGCACTTCAATAAGTTTGTGCCCGAACGGGCACCCTACTATGAGCATGATTACGAGGGCGATGACGATATGCCCGCGCACATCAAAAGCAGTATTTTAGGTGCCAGCGTGATGGTGCCGATCAGTGATGGGCGGCTAAATCTGGGTACTTGGCAGGGTATTTACCTGGGGGAGCATCGCGATCGCGGTGGTGCGCGTCGGTTGGTCGCGACCATCAACGGCAAGCCGTGGTAA
- a CDS encoding FadR/GntR family transcriptional regulator yields MSTFDGNRNLTHQITYQLGRAIVQGKYPVGDSFPTEAQMCRDYQISRSVIREAVKMLTAKGLVSSRPRQGIRVLPPSAWNVFDPDVLQWSFSGRPSLALQREFTELRLALEPDAAALAARRSSEASLAKLEGGLARLAAAARGAEDPLEAVIDFHSAVLQASGNRFFVQLCHFIRIAIGVEVAAGHYSPDGLPDYQAVVEAIAEANELAARGAMTRLLALTGSRADVAPVAAAS; encoded by the coding sequence ATGAGCACCTTTGATGGTAACCGCAATCTCACCCATCAGATTACCTATCAATTAGGGCGCGCAATTGTGCAGGGCAAGTACCCGGTGGGAGATAGCTTCCCCACCGAGGCGCAGATGTGTCGCGACTATCAGATCAGCCGCAGCGTGATTCGCGAAGCGGTAAAAATGCTCACCGCGAAGGGACTTGTTTCATCGCGCCCGCGTCAGGGTATACGGGTGCTGCCGCCCTCGGCCTGGAATGTATTTGATCCGGATGTGTTGCAGTGGAGCTTCAGTGGCCGGCCCTCGCTGGCTTTGCAGCGCGAATTTACTGAATTGCGGTTGGCGCTGGAGCCCGACGCTGCGGCGCTGGCCGCACGGCGCAGCAGCGAGGCGAGCCTGGCAAAGCTTGAGGGCGGGCTGGCGCGTCTTGCCGCCGCAGCGCGCGGCGCGGAGGACCCACTCGAAGCCGTTATCGACTTTCACTCCGCAGTGTTGCAGGCCAGTGGCAATCGGTTTTTTGTCCAGCTGTGCCATTTTATCCGTATTGCCATAGGCGTTGAGGTGGCTGCTGGGCACTATTCGCCAGATGGCCTTCCCGATTATCAGGCCGTAGTGGAAGCCATAGCGGAGGCCAACGAATTAGCCGCCCGCGGCGCTATGACCCGCCTGCTGGCGCTCACCGGTAGTCGCGCCGATGTCGCCCCCGTGGCCGCCGCCTCTTAG
- a CDS encoding SDR family NAD(P)-dependent oxidoreductase gives MSQTAERTLYPSLKGQTVFITGGATGIGACMVEAFLYQGCKVGFVDIAAADGEQLCHELESSYPGAVIFQPCDVTDVAALRRAIESIEAGLGTIEVLINNVANDKRCDPRSLSDENWHSSLAVNLDAAFFTTRAIAPGMAASGGGSIINFSSINAVLGPAQMPSYVTAKAGLLGLTRALASDFAPDNIRVNAIIPGWVATDKQLEKWLTPEMEAQWMESVRLKRRLMPSDVANMALFLASSDAAMITGQQFVVDGGRL, from the coding sequence ATGTCCCAAACCGCTGAGCGTACGCTCTACCCCAGCTTGAAGGGCCAAACGGTATTTATTACCGGCGGCGCTACGGGTATTGGGGCGTGCATGGTTGAAGCCTTTTTGTACCAGGGGTGCAAGGTTGGCTTTGTGGATATCGCTGCAGCCGATGGTGAGCAGCTGTGCCACGAGCTGGAGTCCAGCTACCCCGGCGCGGTAATCTTCCAGCCCTGTGATGTCACCGATGTGGCCGCACTGCGCCGTGCTATCGAGTCCATCGAGGCTGGGCTCGGCACAATCGAAGTGTTGATCAATAATGTTGCCAACGACAAGCGCTGCGACCCGCGCAGCTTGTCGGATGAAAATTGGCACAGCTCACTCGCGGTCAATCTAGACGCCGCTTTCTTTACCACCCGCGCCATTGCCCCGGGTATGGCCGCCAGTGGCGGTGGTTCAATTATCAACTTCAGCTCCATCAACGCTGTGCTGGGCCCGGCCCAGATGCCCAGCTATGTCACCGCCAAGGCCGGTTTGTTGGGGCTTACCCGGGCACTTGCCTCGGATTTTGCGCCGGATAATATTCGTGTGAACGCCATTATTCCGGGCTGGGTAGCCACCGATAAGCAATTGGAGAAATGGCTCACCCCGGAAATGGAAGCCCAGTGGATGGAAAGTGTGCGTTTGAAACGGCGGCTAATGCCTTCCGATGTGGCCAATATGGCGCTGTTTTTGGCATCTAGCGACGCGGCTATGATTACCGGTCAACAGTTTGTGGTAGACGGCGGACGCCTGTAG
- a CDS encoding sodium/sugar symporter produces MSLSAVDIAAFVIYCVALVAIAWWVSREKAGHDKNTEDYFLAGKSLPWWAIGASLIAANISAEQIIGMSGSGFAIGLGIASYEWMAAITLLIIGKYFLPIFLSKGIYTMPHFLEERYDHRVRIIMAVFWLALYVLVNLTSVLWLGALAINAITGLELVYGLIFLAVFSVGYSIYGGLKAVAMTDIIQVVLLIFGGLLVSYLALDKIADGEGAWTGFSIMLAEMPEKFDMILDPSNEHYVSLPGISVLVGGLWIMNLSYWGFNQYITQRTLAAKSLAEAQKGIAFAAYLKLLMPVIVVLPGIAAAMLTPDLDKPDQAYPEMMKLVPQGLLGITFAALVAAIASSLGSMVNSISTIFTVDIYKRVINPQATEHKMVWLGRVVAVLAMVVAVIIARPLLGNFPQAFQFIQEFTGFFTPGIVSIFLLGFFWKKATALSALVSAFASVILSALFWKFLPEFPFMDRVGVVFLLCVALSVGITLATGSREQAKAIDLQGIDFSTNASFKLLSIGVVVITAALYLTWW; encoded by the coding sequence ATGTCTTTATCTGCGGTCGATATAGCGGCCTTTGTTATTTATTGTGTGGCCCTGGTTGCCATTGCCTGGTGGGTATCGCGGGAAAAAGCCGGCCACGATAAAAATACCGAAGATTACTTTCTCGCGGGCAAGTCGCTGCCCTGGTGGGCCATTGGTGCGTCACTGATTGCGGCCAATATTTCCGCCGAGCAAATTATTGGTATGTCCGGCTCGGGCTTTGCCATCGGTCTGGGGATAGCCTCCTACGAGTGGATGGCGGCCATTACGCTGCTGATTATCGGTAAATACTTTCTGCCGATTTTCCTCAGCAAGGGCATTTACACCATGCCCCACTTTCTCGAAGAGCGCTATGACCACCGAGTGCGGATCATTATGGCCGTGTTCTGGCTGGCGCTGTATGTGTTGGTAAATCTTACCTCGGTGCTCTGGCTGGGCGCCTTGGCCATTAATGCCATTACCGGATTGGAGCTGGTGTACGGCCTGATCTTCCTCGCCGTGTTCTCGGTGGGTTATTCAATTTACGGCGGTCTTAAAGCCGTGGCCATGACCGATATTATCCAGGTGGTACTGCTGATTTTCGGCGGGCTGCTGGTCTCTTACCTGGCATTGGATAAAATTGCCGACGGCGAGGGCGCCTGGACAGGCTTTAGCATTATGCTGGCCGAAATGCCCGAAAAGTTCGATATGATTCTCGACCCCTCCAACGAGCACTATGTCAGCTTGCCCGGTATCTCCGTGCTGGTGGGCGGCCTGTGGATTATGAACCTGTCCTACTGGGGCTTTAACCAATACATCACCCAGCGCACCCTGGCTGCCAAAAGCCTGGCCGAAGCGCAAAAAGGTATCGCCTTTGCGGCTTACCTGAAATTGCTGATGCCGGTGATTGTGGTGCTGCCCGGTATTGCCGCGGCCATGTTAACGCCGGATTTAGACAAGCCAGACCAAGCTTACCCCGAAATGATGAAACTGGTACCACAAGGGCTTTTAGGCATTACCTTTGCGGCTCTGGTGGCTGCGATCGCCTCATCCTTGGGCTCAATGGTTAATTCAATTTCCACGATCTTCACAGTGGATATTTACAAGCGCGTTATCAACCCGCAGGCGACTGAGCACAAAATGGTTTGGTTGGGCCGCGTGGTGGCTGTACTGGCAATGGTTGTAGCGGTCATTATTGCCCGTCCACTGCTGGGTAACTTCCCGCAGGCGTTCCAGTTTATTCAGGAGTTTACCGGCTTCTTTACTCCCGGCATTGTCAGCATCTTTTTGCTGGGCTTTTTCTGGAAAAAAGCCACCGCTCTGTCGGCGCTGGTATCGGCGTTTGCCTCGGTGATTTTGTCGGCGCTGTTTTGGAAGTTCCTGCCCGAGTTTCCGTTTATGGATCGCGTGGGCGTAGTGTTTTTACTCTGTGTTGCTCTGTCGGTGGGTATTACCTTGGCAACGGGTAGTCGCGAGCAGGCTAAAGCAATCGACTTGCAGGGTATCGACTTCTCCACCAACGCCAGCTTTAAGCTTTTAAGCATAGGTGTAGTAGTCATTACGGCGGCGCTTTACCTCACCTGGTGGTAA